A genomic segment from Dethiosulfovibrio russensis encodes:
- the modB gene encoding molybdate ABC transporter permease subunit, with the protein MIQSLIISLKVLVVDVPLLLIIGTSSGWLLAKKDFPGKPILETALMLPVALPPAVLGLYLLIALGSIPAMRSMGLLFSFPAASIAALIPSMPLIISASRTGFLSVPNSLEEAARTMGKGEWQIFYRITLPLARKYILAGLALSSARALGDFGVTLMIAGNIPGRTQTLPLYIYSQVESLEFAKANAAAAVLACVGVASLLFVRRMEGRS; encoded by the coding sequence TTGATCCAATCGCTGATAATAAGCCTTAAAGTCCTGGTCGTAGATGTCCCCCTTCTCTTGATAATCGGCACGTCCTCGGGCTGGCTCCTCGCTAAAAAGGATTTTCCAGGCAAACCTATTCTGGAAACAGCCCTGATGCTTCCGGTAGCGCTCCCTCCGGCGGTTTTGGGACTCTACCTGCTCATTGCGCTCGGCAGCATACCTGCAATGAGATCGATGGGATTGCTCTTTTCCTTCCCCGCCGCCTCTATAGCGGCCCTTATTCCGTCGATGCCTTTGATAATATCCGCGTCCAGGACCGGTTTTCTTTCCGTACCCAATTCTCTGGAGGAGGCGGCACGGACTATGGGGAAAGGAGAATGGCAGATATTCTACAGGATAACCCTTCCTCTGGCACGGAAGTACATACTGGCCGGGTTGGCTCTGTCATCGGCCAGAGCGTTAGGTGACTTCGGAGTTACCCTGATGATTGCGGGAAACATACCTGGAAGGACACAGACCTTGCCGTTGTACATATACAGCCAGGTCGAGTCTCTGGAGTTCGCAAAGGCGAACGCCGCAGCGGCTGTGCTGGCATGCGTCGGCGTAGCCAGCCTGCTTTTCGTGAGAAGAATGGAAGGCCGATCGTGA
- a CDS encoding MOSC domain-containing protein, whose product MSKIEGICISSKRREPKRSVPYASFLYGGIDGDSHRGVSEREVSMLRSEDISAAEINAGFSFPPGSLAENLIVSGLPKDLPVGTELKIGAVSLLLIEIGKKPGEPHSYDYRGWCLLPYVGFFLKVVDEGIVRLGDEVSLEFSELS is encoded by the coding sequence ATGTCGAAAATCGAGGGTATATGTATTAGCTCCAAACGTAGGGAACCTAAGAGATCCGTCCCCTATGCCTCTTTCCTGTACGGCGGTATAGACGGGGACTCTCACCGAGGTGTCTCCGAGAGAGAGGTCAGCATGTTGAGGTCGGAGGATATATCGGCCGCGGAGATCAATGCCGGATTCAGCTTCCCCCCAGGATCTTTGGCGGAGAACCTGATAGTTTCGGGGCTGCCGAAGGATCTTCCTGTAGGGACGGAGCTTAAAATAGGTGCCGTGTCTCTTTTGCTTATAGAGATAGGGAAGAAGCCGGGAGAGCCCCATTCCTACGACTATAGAGGATGGTGTCTCCTTCCCTACGTAGGTTTTTTTTTGAAGGTCGTAGATGAGGGAATCGTGAGATTGGGGGACGAGGTCTCTCTGGAGTTTTCCGAATTAAGTTGA
- the modA gene encoding molybdate ABC transporter substrate-binding protein — protein sequence MKQSTKRNIVSIVSIALFLFSTLPSTATDREIVAVAAGIAPCVEEVMTLYVSAGNEPLSIVKGPCGALAKQTDADAPYGLILLSEPRWPKWMEDRDLLVDVHTFAIGQLVLWSPGTEKPNLSDLEKKTVAIPDPDTTAYGMAAKKHLQTLNMWDSLDRKKVLPAKSAPQAIITVKSGAAEWAFIPESAALKAGGSFTVMEGATLPQVGGLSPSAGVEAKKFWSFCRSSQTDPIWLKWGFALEKRN from the coding sequence GTGAAGCAGTCAACAAAGAGAAACATTGTATCGATCGTTTCAATCGCTCTGTTCCTTTTCTCAACTTTGCCCTCGACAGCGACGGATCGAGAGATAGTGGCAGTGGCCGCCGGAATAGCACCATGCGTCGAGGAGGTCATGACGCTTTACGTATCGGCAGGGAACGAGCCTCTCTCAATCGTGAAGGGACCCTGTGGTGCCCTGGCAAAACAGACTGACGCAGACGCCCCGTATGGCCTTATACTGCTATCGGAACCGAGATGGCCAAAGTGGATGGAGGATCGCGACCTTCTGGTGGACGTCCACACCTTCGCCATCGGACAACTGGTACTATGGAGTCCAGGGACGGAAAAACCGAATCTGTCCGATCTCGAAAAGAAAACCGTAGCCATACCGGATCCGGATACCACCGCCTACGGGATGGCTGCAAAAAAACACCTTCAGACACTGAATATGTGGGACTCGCTCGATCGAAAAAAAGTCCTACCGGCAAAATCGGCCCCTCAGGCGATCATCACAGTAAAGAGCGGCGCCGCTGAATGGGCTTTTATTCCCGAGAGCGCGGCTTTGAAGGCCGGAGGTTCGTTTACCGTCATGGAGGGAGCCACTCTGCCCCAGGTAGGAGGTCTATCCCCTTCCGCCGGGGTCGAGGCAAAAAAATTCTGGTCTTTCTGCCGTTCCTCCCAGACCGATCCTATATGGCTGAAATGGGGGTTCGCTCTGGAGAAACGTAATTGA